From Corvus moneduloides isolate bCorMon1 chromosome 2, bCorMon1.pri, whole genome shotgun sequence, one genomic window encodes:
- the TENT5C gene encoding terminal nucleotidyltransferase 5C: MAGKGSSRADSMSCSVLNWEQVSRLHHILTEVVPIHGRGNFPTLEITLKDIVHTVRSRLSEAGIVVHDVRLNGSAAGHVLVKDNGLGCKDLDLIFRVSLPSEAEFQLVRDVVLRSLLNFLPEGVSKRKISPVTLKEAYIEKLVKVYTETDRWSLISLSNKHGKNVELKFVDCIRRQFEFSVDSFQIILDSLLFYYDYSETPMSEHFHPTVIGESMYGDFEAAFDHLQNKLIATKNPEEIRGGGLLKYSNLLVRDFRPMDKDEIKTLERYMCSRFFIDFPDILDQQRKLETYLQNHFSKEERSKYDYLMILRRVVNESTVCLMGHERRQTLNLISLLALKVLAEQNVIPNATNVTCYYQPAPYVSDANFSNYYLASAPVLYSQSYPTWLPCN; encoded by the coding sequence ATGGCAGGCAAAGGAAGTAGCAGGGCAGACTCCATGTCCTGCAGTGTGCTGAACTGGGAGCAGGTCAGCCGCCTGCACCACATTCTTACAGAGGTGGTTCCGATCCACGGGCGAGGGAACTTCCCGACACTGGAGATAACTCTGAAGGACATTGTTCACACGGTTCGGAGCCGGCTGAGCGAAGCAGGCATTGTGGTCCACGATGTCCGTCTGAATGGCTCTGCAGCTGGTCACGTCCTGGTCAAGGATAATGGGCTGGGGTGCAAAGACCTGGATCTCATTTTTCGAGTTTCTCTTCCAAGTGAGGCAGAATTTCAGTTGGTTCGAGATGTGGTCTTGCGATCCCTCTTGAATTTCTTGCCGGAAGGAGTAAGCAAGCGGAAAATCAGTCCTGTAACACTGAAGGAAGCCTATATCGAGAAGCTGGTCAAAGTGTACACGGAGACTGACCGCTGGAGCTTGATATCACTTTCCAACAAGCATGGCAAAAACGTGGAGCTTAAGTTTGTAGACTGCATACGACGACAGTTTGAGTTCAGTGTGGACTCGTTCCAAATCATACTGGACTCCCTGCTCTTTTACTATGACTACTCAGAAACCCCCATGTCAGAGCACTTCCATCCAACTGTGATTGGGGAGAGCATGTATGGAGACTTTGAAGCAGCTTTTGATCACCTTCAGAACAAGCTGATAGCTACCAAAAATCCTGAAGAGATCCGAGGTGGTGGGCTTCTGAAGTATAGTAACCTCTTAGTACGAGACTTCAGGCCCATGGATAAGGATGAGATCAAAACGTTGGAGCGTTACATGTGCTCCCGATTCTTCATAGACTTCCCAGACATCCTGGATCAGCAGCGCAAGCTAGAGACCTACCTCCAGAACCACTTCTCCAAAGAAGAGAGGAGCAAGTATGACTACCTCATGATTCTGCGCAGGGTGGTGAACGAGAGCACCGTCTGCCTCATGGGACACGAGCGAAGGCAGACTCTCAATTTGATTTCTCTGCTAGCACTCAAGGTGCTGGCAGAACAGAATGTCATCCCTAATGCCACTAATGTAACCTGTTACTACCAGCCAGCACCTTATGTCAGTGATGCAAACTTCAGCAACTACTACCTTGCAAGTGCCCCTGTGCTGTATAGCCAGTCCTACCCCACTTGGTTGCCTTGCAATTGA